AGGATAGCTGAAGCTAACGGCTGTTGCACCGGTTTTGGATTCTGCCAATTTTGACTCCACAGCTGCAACACGCGCGATTTGCTCCGGCAAAGTGATGTATTGGTTATAAGCTTCTTTCGAAATCTGGAACTCTTCCATAGAGCGCGCTCTCTCCATTTTGCTGACGATAAACTGTCCTTTTAAGACGTCGGAAGGGATGCTTGCGATTAAGGTCGACTCGTCTGCGAGGTTTTTTCCTTTGTTCTTCTGTAGAATAAGGTTGGTGAAGAAACGGTCGCCATAAGGCAGCTGCAATAGGAAATCGTTGAGGTAGTTGTCTACCTTGAAGTTTTGATAGTATGGCGTAAACTCCTCTTCGTCGGGATGCGCTGAGCGCGGCATGTAATTATAGCCGATGGCGTAGTATGCAAAATCGTATTCTACGATGCTTGGGTATAGTTTATCAAAAGTCTTATTGCCCGTTTTTGGATCTTTCTTGTACTGCGCCAAATTTGCATACATGTCTTCAACCTGAGGAAAGAAATCAACGTAGGTGCTCTGACCGCCTAGCCTGCTGGATTTCGCCTGAATATCGGCTATTGTAATATCCCAATTGTTCAGTGCCTTAATTTCTTTACTATTGGTGCTTATGAGTTCATAATCCTCACGGTGCAATTTGATAACAAGGTCTTCATTTCCTCGGAAATAAAATTTAAAGTTTCCTTGTGGTCTTGTGCTCGTTCCGCTTCCGATCACATAGAAACCTTCGTACTCTGGTGTAAATCGGAATCCGAAGCGACCTTCGGAATCAGGGATACTCAAAGCGACCTCAACAAGACGGCCGTTGAGCACTTTGAATAGGGATACGCGGACTATATCGTTTTTATCGACAGTTCCGGTAATGTTTGCGGGTTTTGTCTGAGCAAATACAAAGATGCTGATCAGCAAAGTTGCTATTAAAGAGATTGTTTTTTTCATTATATGTTGTCTGTTTTTCGGGTAATACCTTATTCTATTGTAGTTTTTGTTTCGTCGAAGAACGAAACGGTTATTTTTTTATCCTTAGGGAGACTTCTTAATTTCTCGATGGATTTACTGTTTTTGGCCAGCCTACTCTCGAGTATTCGGTCGATAGAATTTACTCTTTTTCCTTTCTCTGGGCTGTTTGGTGTTCCTATCCTTTCGAGCAGTATCAAATCGCCCTGGTTGTTCCAACCAAAAAGGTAATCGCGGATCAGGAAGTCTGCAGGATAACTATGTAGCTTGTTTTTGCTCAGGTATATTTCGCCATCCAACAGGTTGATAAAATGGTTGTAGCGGCTAATTGCACGTACGCCCAGTGATCCATCTGCTCCGGGGTTCCAATCTTTATTAGCTGAGCTGCCACCCATTAAACTGATGGGGAAGTTTAGCATAGGTTCCATATTTTCTAAGGCCAGGGATCGGGCTATTCCGGTGAAGGTTGGGGTTACTGTTCCTAAGCTGCTGGTCGACGAGGAGACTTCGGATTTGAATCCCGAGACTAGCAGTTTATGCTCCTTGACGAATGGTCGAAAGGCTATTAAGCTATAGCCGGCACCTGTGTCGAAAATAAAATCTCCGCGGATAGGAGCCTCGCCGGTAATAGAAAGGTCCGCGTGGAGGTGGATAACCCCCTGTGGGAATGTAATAGGAATAGGCTTGCCTTCACCAGGGTAGTTGAAATCGCCGAATTCGAAAAGCGATAGCTCGTTATTGTCGTAATCGATATGGGTAATGTATCTTCTCAAGATGCTGTTGCCAATAATTCCATCGGAGTGATCGTCTGGCCGGCTAGGAAAGATAGCGATGGACATGTTGTCCATCTTTAACTCGCCGATCTCGACGTAGTTGCCTTCAGACACTTTGATTTGCTGTGTCCCACCAACCACTGATGCATTATTTTCCCTTGTTACTTTTACGCCTATCGCGTTTGCCTTTTTTTCATCAAGCGCCATGCCGTCGGCTCCGGTATCAAAGAGCATGTTAAGCGTTTTGCCTGTCCCGTTGATGCTTAGCTTCAGTAGGATAGAGCCATTTTTATTTTCAAACGGGATCTTGGCGATTAGCTTTGGATTGGCAGCTCTTTTAATGCCGTATAAGCGATCGAAAAGCTCGATCTGCTTAATCTTGCCTTGCGAGTCAAGTCTTGCGAAAGAGGTGTCTAATTCGCCTTTGTTGCCTTTGAGGATAATGCTGGCTTTTCGATCTGGCAGCTCCTTCAATTCCACGAAGGTATAGCCTCGTTGATCTTGGATTTTGTTGAAGCAATAATCGGCAGCTTGGTGCGTATAGCCGGCAATCGAGAATCGGGCGCTGAGAAATTGCGTTAACTGTTTGTTTTGAGCTTTCGGTGAAAGCGCAGATAATAGCATAGCGGAAAGAGCTAAAAAATTAATAGTTGTTTTCATGGTAATTTTCGAGGTGATGAAAATTAATATTTGCGGTCAATTTACTCAACCGCAAATATCATAAATTACATGTTGTCTGTGTAAACAACGTCAACAACTTTTCCCATACCTTCAAAAGGATTGAAGGACTCGGTTAGTGTGCCCATTAATCCGTTTACTCGAAGGAAATCTACTCGACCTGAAGAAGTAGGATTACTTTGTTCATGAGATCCGACTATTAAACTATAGGCGACCGGCTCGAGGCGAACTTTGTTCCTATCGAAACCTGTATTACCGGGTTTTAGATTCGAGGTAAACGTTTGGAATTTAAGGAGTGTTATCTCGCGGCCAGTGTATTCTTTTGCAACTTTTAATACCTTGGCATCCATGTCGTATTGATATATTTTATTATTTGCAGCATAAAATACATAACCATATAAGTGATCAACTGCAAAGCAAGATGCGCTTGCGATACCCGGAAAAGTAGTTGTGATATCGGTTACCGAGTTTACAGCAAAGCTTGCATCTTCTCCAAAAGTCATACGAACCAAAAAATAATTTGTAGCATTTTTCATTACTGCAATTGCTTGACCATTGAAAGCAAGTGTATGCTGCATCCACACCATGTCCATATTGGTGTTTCTAACATCTAACGCCTGTCCCTCGGATGATAAGGGAGTGGCATATTGAGATGCGTAATTGAATGTCATAAAGCGACGGTTGTCAATATCGTAAATCAAAGTATTACTGTATACATTGCCCATTGGTGCCGCAATATATTCTGATATTCTATATCCCGTACCATCTGGATTTGTATTAATAGGGATATTATAAGACTTTTGGTAAATATAATACATACTGTAAATATTGTTGTCTTTGATGGCGATAGATTGGCCTGATGAAAATCCGAATAATTTATTAGCTGAATTTGGTTTTCCAGCGGATGTTTCATTTGTAAAACTGTATTTTGTTGTGTTATACAACATACCATCTGTCACATTGATCTTATACGTTTTGTTCTCTGTGTTGATGTACAGGTAGTTTTTTGCCGCTCTTGTGATCACGTCTTGATTATGGAAATTGGCAAGTGAAACGGGCTTTCCGGCCAGATCTAATGTGGAACCATCGATTTCATTTTTTAGCAGTACGTTGAAGTCTCGATATTCAACAGGATATGTGTTCCAATTTGTTGGATCATCTTGAAAATAATCGAGGTGTGATTGACTATTTTTATCACTTAATACGAACCATCCGTACTTTTCGAATTTTCCAGAAATCTTTAAGGTAAAGTCATAAATCCAAATGCTTCCTGTTTTTTTGTTGCGAACTTTCAAATAACATGGGTAAGTACCAACTACTAAAGCTGGGATAACCTCGAAATTACGTGTCTTACACAGGACTCTTTTCTTTTCAGGGCCGGATACGATGGAATTATCAAATGCTACCCATTCATATTCTAAATCAGCTTCATCGATTTGGTTTAATTTGTTTTCAAATTCCGGAATAAAGTTGACAGGTTGCCCTAGCCCAATTTTGAGGGTGTCTAATAAATGGATATTTCCTATTTTTAAGGAATCGACATCAACATAATCATAGTTTCCTAGATCTTTATTACAGCTAGCGCAAAAAACGATCAGGAATAAAATTGAGATATATAAAATCTTTTTCATATTACTTAGCATAAGGGCCCATTGTGATTTCATTTCCAGCATCGTCGAGGTAAATGTTTCCCTCTATCTTTTCTTTATTTAGCCAGTATTTCATATAGGAGGACCAATTTATAATCTGACTGATCGAAATACCCAATTTCGAATCATAGAATACAGCGGGGTTAGCTTTGAGAACTTCTAACATCAGTTCCATTTTTCTTCGGGAATAATTGCCAAAATATCCCAACACCGTTGATTTCCCAGCGAACGTAGTCCAGATGTAAGGCACTGGAAACATATCGTCATATGAGAGTTCATAAGATAGCAGGTCAATCGTATATCCCGAGTTTTTTTTCGTTGCGATATTCGTTATAAAATCAGCATTGGGTTGTAGTGTAAGTTTTAAATACACTTGACTTGATAGTAGATCTTCCGTACGATGCAAGATTAAAGAAATCGTGTCCACCGTTCTGTTTGCTCTGATAACAGGCGCTGTTTGGAAGTCAAAATGAATCCCCTCTTTCATCGTACATGTGTCTGGAATGACAACATTAATCGGTCTATCCTGCTCAGATTTCGGCCCGGTAATTCTTACAGGGATCTTGATTATCGTGTCTGTCAAGGATGCAGAAGCCAATCCCAGGGAAATAACTTGATTAAACTTATCATATCTTGTCTTTGAATAATTCTCTAAGAAATAAATATTATTTCCCGACGTATTTTCGTCGTAGAGGTCTAAAGTGTCCTCTTTGCAGGCAAACAAGGACAAAAAGCTGATACTAAAAAGTAAATATTTAAATAATTTTTTCATGTTTGATAGTTTATCTTGCGTCAAATTCTTCTTGCGGAACTGGAATAACAAATGTAGATGCATTCACAGCCAACTGATTTCCTCCATTGGTCATAGACAGAATTGAAGTGGATCCGATGCGTTTATAATAATAGAAGAGCTGTCCCTCACCATAAAACTCCTTTATATATTCTTTTGTGAGCTCATCTCTTAAGGTAGAGGGATTGCTGATATCCACTAATAAGTTACGATGTCTTCGTACAGTATTTAAATAGTCTAAAGCCTCTATTGGATCTTCGGTAGATTCTGCCGCGATGTAATACATTTCGGAAATACGGATAACCGGTACCATGAAACGACTGATGTTAGCTTTATTGGAGATCTCAGCGTATTTGATGAATGTTCTATATCCTACTCCAGTTGTGGAATAAGGCCATAAATAAGTATAACGATAGTCTCCTTCGTAATTTTCATATACTTTACTGATTGCATTGTCAGAACCCGTTGCCAGTAAATCGCCGTCAAGTAAGTTTCCATCAAAGCGGCCAAGGAATAAGTCGTTTAGTTTGGGGTTAAATACTGCGAATATATTTTCAGAAAAAAACTTTCTATCTGTATCCTTTCCGGCAATCGTAATGGCAGAGTGGGTAACCCAAGGAAATACATCTTGCGCATCAATCAAAGATTTTGCGGCTGCAAAAGCATTGGGTTTATCATTTATCCACTGGTATACACGCGCTTTCAATGCAAGTACTGCATAATAATTGAAACGATTATTGTTATAGTTATCGGTGCTTTTTCCTCCTCTAATCGGATCATTTGCTAGAAGTGCCTCCGCTTCTGCAATATCTTCGAGAATGAACTGAACCACTTCTTTATTTGTCGAAAAGTCGGAAATATTCGTCGACAATGTGCGGTAATATGGAATGGCCGAGAAACTCTCGTTTGATTCGTTGTAAGGCTGTCCAAACATTCTCAATAGGTCGAAATGGATGAAAGCTCGCATTCCAATTGCTTCTCCTAGGTATTGGTTCTTTTGTGCAGAAGTTAATCCATTCTCAATCTTAGGGAGATTGGCCACGAGGTCATTAATATTTGCAATAGTAGCATACATTTGTGTCCAAATATTATTGAACGTATTCTGGGATGACTCGGAGCCGTAAGAAAAAGAATCAAAGACATAGTAGGGGTTCTGTGTGTTTGAAACTTTATAGCGTTGAGCCAATACATCTAACACCGTCAGGGTGAGGTTTCCCCCATATAACGATTCGTTCCCTAATTTTTGGTATAAACCATTCATCACTTCAGCCACCCCCGCTGGAGTTCGATAAATTTGATCTTTTGTAAATTTATCTTCGGGCTGTACATCTAACCATTTTTTGCACGACGACGTTAATGCAATAGCGAATATTGCTAGTACGATTGTCAATGATTTATTTGTTTTGTAAAATAATTTCATTTTCTTAGAATTTTGCATTTATTGTGATAGAGTACATTTTTGAATAGGGATAGTCGATACCACGCTCGCGACGGATTGTAGACCATCTACCGATTTCGTTTGTGATACCCGTTATACGTAAATTGCTTAAGCCCGCTCTCTTAATCCAAGCATAGTCTTTAAAGTCATAGCCAAGTGAAATTGACTCGAATGAAAATGAATTTTCTTGCTGGATAAAACGAGATGAAATGCGAGTAAGGTCATTTAATCCAATTCCTTTGAACTGAGCGATGTCGCCAGGTTCTTTCCAACGATCGTATAAGGCTCGTTTATCTTGATTGTATGATGTGATACTCGATAAGGAGATATTTTCAACTTTATTGAATAATGCAGTATTCATCACATCTTGATCCCAGATGTAACGCATGTATGCAGACATTGAAAATCCTTTATAATTTAAAGTTGTGCTCAATACACCTTGGAAAGCTGGATTACCATTTCCTAGCGCGACAATATCTTTTGCATCATAGTCAAAGGTTTGAGAACCGTCAATCTTTAGATATATTTCACGACCGGTTGCGGGGTCAATGCCAAGTGACTGGACGGCCCAAAGTGTGTTAGGTGAGTAACCGTCTTTGTACCGTTTAAGCGAATTTGAGTTCTGAAGACTTTTATTCATACCCGCGAGCTTATTGTTAAAATTGTTGTAAGTCTGGGAACTTGTTGCTCCAGTTACTCCCACATTCCAATAAAATCTTTCTTCTGGACGTTGAATAATATTATAGCGAACAATACCTTCAATTCCTTTAACGGTTAGGTCACCTGCGTTAAAAGGATATGCCATCAAGCCAGTAGAGGCTGGTAAATCGACAGCGACAGCTAGATTATTGGTCTTTTTCAAGTAGGCGTTAAACGTTACGGTCAATCTGTTGTCGAGAAGTGTAGCATCTAATCCTCCACTAAGCTGGTTTGTTTTTTGCCAACGTAGGTTTTCGTTAGCAAACGTTGATAAAGTAACTCCTTGTCCGAAATAACTGTAAGCACTCAAATAGCGATACGTAGAGATTGAAGTGGTAGATGAGAAGTTCTGATTTCCGGTTATACCATAGTTTGCTCTTAAACGTAGCATATTGAAATTAGGATTATCTTTTAGGAACCCCTCATTGTGCAAGTTCCAACTTGCTCCGACAGAGAAGAACGGAGAATAAGGATTCTTTCGTCCGAAAGATGTAGATCCATCATAGTTGAATGAAGCATCAAAACTATAACGTCTATCGTAACTATAATTCAATGCCGAAATAAAAGAATTACGACGGCTTACAGATTTCGCTGAAGAGGGAGTCCCATCTTCTGTGTAACCGTAGGCGAATGCTGGATTACCATTGCTTGTTAAGGGAAAGCCTTGTGCGCTGAATCCTAAGCTACTGTTGGTGTTATCGGAAAATTCGAGACGTGCATTGGCTGTAATGGAATGCTTTTCTATATTTTTTCCGTAGGTTACCATGGCATTTGCATTATAAGAGAACAGGTCACGGCCTCTAGAATTAAACGCTCCTTTTAATAACGGAGATATCTGGAAATAGCGAGAATTCAGAGGTGAGATAAAAGCCTCCGCAGTCGTAGATTCTTTTCTCAGTTGCAATCCCGCTTGTACCCGTAAGGCATCATTTATCGTATAGATAGCTGCCAAATTATTCGCAATTCCCCAATTTTTTGAACGATCGTAGCTATTTTGGTTCGCGTTGTATAACGGATTCGCAATCAAGTAAGTTTTGTTGTAATACACATCAAGGTATTCATCCAAATTTGCTTGCGTTGCATCTGCTTTGGTGTAGTAGGGTTTTAAATTTGCCCAAGTCGAGAAGCTACCGTAATTGGATTCTGAAGATCCATAACCACTTATAGTCAAATTGTTGCTGATATTAATCTTGTCTTTGCGATAGATTAAATTGATTCTACCACCCCAATCTTTGCGGCCGGAGTTTTTCATTACCGCATTATTATTCTTGAAGTTACCGCCGATGTTAAACAAAAAGCTCTCTGATCCACCCTCAGCATATAAGGAATGACGATGAGCAAATCCTGTTCGGATTGGCTCTTTCAGCCAATAGGAGTCAATACCAGATTGTACCTTCTCCAAGCGATTATTGTATAAGCGATCGTAGTAATCGTACTGTGCTTCTGGTTGATGGCTTGGCGCAGTATAAACACCGGAAAGTCTTTCGAATTCCAAGATTTCAGCAGCGTTCATCAGGTTATAACTTCCTAGGTCGGCAAGCTCTAAGTTCATGTCACTTGTGTAATTCACCCGAATTTCTCCTGGTTGTGGTTTGATTGTTTCAACCACCACCACGCCATTGGAAGCTCTTGAACCATAAATAGCGGTGGAACTCGCATCCTTATTGATAGTAATGGATGCAATTCTATTCATGTCTAAATCTAAAATCGAGCGTAAGCTTGTTTCGAAACCATCTAGAATAAAAAGTGGTTGGTTTGGATCGTTTGTAAATTCATCCCGAAGATTTTCGCTGGTGATACTCGTTGTTCCACGTAATTCAATATTTGGAAGTACATTTGGATTGGCTCCGGAAAGGTTGTTTTCCATTACCAAAAAGGATGGATCTAATGATTTCATTGCCTGAATTACGTTCGTGTTGGCAACTTGTTTCAAATCTTCTTGCGTATATCTGTTAGAAGCGCCGGAGAAAGTTTCCTTTTTGAAGCTCATCATCCCTGTCGCCACCACTTCCTCAATATTATTATCACGTTTTTTTAAGACAATTCTCATTGCTCGGCGATCTAAGCTGGCCTTTACCTCACTTGTCTCAAAGCCAACGAAACTAACAACCAATAACTCATTTAAACTTGTGATTGGGAGTTCAAATTCACCATTCTGCTTAGTTGATGTCGCTTTTTTAGGGTCAGACTTTAATCGAATGGACGCTCCGATAATTGGGTGTCCATCTTCGTCAACAACCGAGCCTCGCACTATAGTTTGATTTAACGCTGAAAACTTTTCTGCATTCTGCGTAATTGAACGTCCCTCAACATTGTTTCTGTTATTTGTCCTCTTTACAACAATGGTCTTGTCGAAATATTCGAAGGTGAGGCTTTGTTGTTTCAGCACACTATTTAGCACCTCTCGCAGAGGCGTGCTGTTAAAATTTACACTGATTTTCTTACTTGCGTTGATATCGTTCTTATTGTAAAAAAACGTGTAACCCGATTGTTTTTCGAGTTCTTTAAGCACGGTGGAGAGCTCTGTGTTTTTCTTGTTTAGCGTTATTTCTTGAGCAATAGAACGTGCATTTGCTTGCGAAAAAAGGGCTCCTAAAAATAGTGTAACTATTTTCAATCTCATTATCATGTTGGATAAGAATCCAGAATCTGCAAGGGGACTTTTTGTTGTTACGCGAGTTTGTTGAGCAACAGGATCGCCCATTAGATCGGTAGATTCCACCCCCTTATACAAGAATGGATATAAATAAAAATTCATTAAATTCGTTGTTGGTTGTAAATGATTAAAAACTGGTCATGTTTACTTTGAATTTTCAGCCAAAAAAGTCATGCGAATCCTGCGCCAACAGGGTTCGTTTTTTTTTTATGGCATAGGCATGTGCTTAACTGCTGTTAAATTGCTTTTTCATTTTTTTCGATTTGTATTGGTGAATTAATTTATAAGTAATCGGATTCGGTTATTCTTTGCTTTGATCGGTTTTATTTGAAGTTCCGCGTAACTCATCAAGGCAATTAGTTTATCTAAAGCTAAGTTTCGAGGAATAATGCCGATATATTGGTCATTTCGCGTGTTTTTCAGGTATCTGATGTCGATGTCATACCAACGCGCGATTTCATTAAACGTGTCATCATTATCCACCCCGTCAAATAC
The DNA window shown above is from Sphingobacterium hotanense and carries:
- a CDS encoding TlpA family protein disulfide reductase; its protein translation is MKKTISLIATLLISIFVFAQTKPANITGTVDKNDIVRVSLFKVLNGRLVEVALSIPDSEGRFGFRFTPEYEGFYVIGSGTSTRPQGNFKFYFRGNEDLVIKLHREDYELISTNSKEIKALNNWDITIADIQAKSSRLGGQSTYVDFFPQVEDMYANLAQYKKDPKTGNKTFDKLYPSIVEYDFAYYAIGYNYMPRSAHPDEEEFTPYYQNFKVDNYLNDFLLQLPYGDRFFTNLILQKNKGKNLADESTLIASIPSDVLKGQFIVSKMERARSMEEFQISKEAYNQYITLPEQIARVAAVESKLAESKTGATAVSFSYPDVTGKQTALKDLRGKVVLIDMWATWCGPCRAEEPHWEKLNDDFAGKDVAFVGVSVDKEKDKWETYVKEKKLKGIQLHAGPGNILSQTYKVDGIPRYILVDKKGNLIAADSPRPSDPKLKEMISKALAN
- a CDS encoding retropepsin-like aspartic protease; this translates as MKTTINFLALSAMLLSALSPKAQNKQLTQFLSARFSIAGYTHQAADYCFNKIQDQRGYTFVELKELPDRKASIILKGNKGELDTSFARLDSQGKIKQIELFDRLYGIKRAANPKLIAKIPFENKNGSILLKLSINGTGKTLNMLFDTGADGMALDEKKANAIGVKVTRENNASVVGGTQQIKVSEGNYVEIGELKMDNMSIAIFPSRPDDHSDGIIGNSILRRYITHIDYDNNELSLFEFGDFNYPGEGKPIPITFPQGVIHLHADLSITGEAPIRGDFIFDTGAGYSLIAFRPFVKEHKLLVSGFKSEVSSSTSSLGTVTPTFTGIARSLALENMEPMLNFPISLMGGSSANKDWNPGADGSLGVRAISRYNHFINLLDGEIYLSKNKLHSYPADFLIRDYLFGWNNQGDLILLERIGTPNSPEKGKRVNSIDRILESRLAKNSKSIEKLRSLPKDKKITVSFFDETKTTIE
- a CDS encoding PKD-like family lipoprotein → MKKILYISILFLIVFCASCNKDLGNYDYVDVDSLKIGNIHLLDTLKIGLGQPVNFIPEFENKLNQIDEADLEYEWVAFDNSIVSGPEKKRVLCKTRNFEVIPALVVGTYPCYLKVRNKKTGSIWIYDFTLKISGKFEKYGWFVLSDKNSQSHLDYFQDDPTNWNTYPVEYRDFNVLLKNEIDGSTLDLAGKPVSLANFHNQDVITRAAKNYLYINTENKTYKINVTDGMLYNTTKYSFTNETSAGKPNSANKLFGFSSGQSIAIKDNNIYSMYYIYQKSYNIPINTNPDGTGYRISEYIAAPMGNVYSNTLIYDIDNRRFMTFNYASQYATPLSSEGQALDVRNTNMDMVWMQHTLAFNGQAIAVMKNATNYFLVRMTFGEDASFAVNSVTDITTTFPGIASASCFAVDHLYGYVFYAANNKIYQYDMDAKVLKVAKEYTGREITLLKFQTFTSNLKPGNTGFDRNKVRLEPVAYSLIVGSHEQSNPTSSGRVDFLRVNGLMGTLTESFNPFEGMGKVVDVVYTDNM
- a CDS encoding DUF4843 domain-containing protein, encoding MKKLFKYLLFSISFLSLFACKEDTLDLYDENTSGNNIYFLENYSKTRYDKFNQVISLGLASASLTDTIIKIPVRITGPKSEQDRPINVVIPDTCTMKEGIHFDFQTAPVIRANRTVDTISLILHRTEDLLSSQVYLKLTLQPNADFITNIATKKNSGYTIDLLSYELSYDDMFPVPYIWTTFAGKSTVLGYFGNYSRRKMELMLEVLKANPAVFYDSKLGISISQIINWSSYMKYWLNKEKIEGNIYLDDAGNEITMGPYAK
- a CDS encoding RagB/SusD family nutrient uptake outer membrane protein encodes the protein MKLFYKTNKSLTIVLAIFAIALTSSCKKWLDVQPEDKFTKDQIYRTPAGVAEVMNGLYQKLGNESLYGGNLTLTVLDVLAQRYKVSNTQNPYYVFDSFSYGSESSQNTFNNIWTQMYATIANINDLVANLPKIENGLTSAQKNQYLGEAIGMRAFIHFDLLRMFGQPYNESNESFSAIPYYRTLSTNISDFSTNKEVVQFILEDIAEAEALLANDPIRGGKSTDNYNNNRFNYYAVLALKARVYQWINDKPNAFAAAKSLIDAQDVFPWVTHSAITIAGKDTDRKFFSENIFAVFNPKLNDLFLGRFDGNLLDGDLLATGSDNAISKVYENYEGDYRYTYLWPYSTTGVGYRTFIKYAEISNKANISRFMVPVIRISEMYYIAAESTEDPIEALDYLNTVRRHRNLLVDISNPSTLRDELTKEYIKEFYGEGQLFYYYKRIGSTSILSMTNGGNQLAVNASTFVIPVPQEEFDAR
- a CDS encoding SusC/RagA family TonB-linked outer membrane protein, encoding MNFYLYPFLYKGVESTDLMGDPVAQQTRVTTKSPLADSGFLSNMIMRLKIVTLFLGALFSQANARSIAQEITLNKKNTELSTVLKELEKQSGYTFFYNKNDINASKKISVNFNSTPLREVLNSVLKQQSLTFEYFDKTIVVKRTNNRNNVEGRSITQNAEKFSALNQTIVRGSVVDEDGHPIIGASIRLKSDPKKATSTKQNGEFELPITSLNELLVVSFVGFETSEVKASLDRRAMRIVLKKRDNNIEEVVATGMMSFKKETFSGASNRYTQEDLKQVANTNVIQAMKSLDPSFLVMENNLSGANPNVLPNIELRGTTSITSENLRDEFTNDPNQPLFILDGFETSLRSILDLDMNRIASITINKDASSTAIYGSRASNGVVVVETIKPQPGEIRVNYTSDMNLELADLGSYNLMNAAEILEFERLSGVYTAPSHQPEAQYDYYDRLYNNRLEKVQSGIDSYWLKEPIRTGFAHRHSLYAEGGSESFLFNIGGNFKNNNAVMKNSGRKDWGGRINLIYRKDKINISNNLTISGYGSSESNYGSFSTWANLKPYYTKADATQANLDEYLDVYYNKTYLIANPLYNANQNSYDRSKNWGIANNLAAIYTINDALRVQAGLQLRKESTTAEAFISPLNSRYFQISPLLKGAFNSRGRDLFSYNANAMVTYGKNIEKHSITANARLEFSDNTNSSLGFSAQGFPLTSNGNPAFAYGYTEDGTPSSAKSVSRRNSFISALNYSYDRRYSFDASFNYDGSTSFGRKNPYSPFFSVGASWNLHNEGFLKDNPNFNMLRLRANYGITGNQNFSSTTSISTYRYLSAYSYFGQGVTLSTFANENLRWQKTNQLSGGLDATLLDNRLTVTFNAYLKKTNNLAVAVDLPASTGLMAYPFNAGDLTVKGIEGIVRYNIIQRPEERFYWNVGVTGATSSQTYNNFNNKLAGMNKSLQNSNSLKRYKDGYSPNTLWAVQSLGIDPATGREIYLKIDGSQTFDYDAKDIVALGNGNPAFQGVLSTTLNYKGFSMSAYMRYIWDQDVMNTALFNKVENISLSSITSYNQDKRALYDRWKEPGDIAQFKGIGLNDLTRISSRFIQQENSFSFESISLGYDFKDYAWIKRAGLSNLRITGITNEIGRWSTIRRERGIDYPYSKMYSITINAKF